Within the Amycolatopsis camponoti genome, the region GCGGCCGGCTCCGGCGTCATGCCCTCGAAGTACGGGGGCTTCCGGACGTAGGTGGACTCGGCGTCCCACTCGAAGGTCTTGCCCTCCGGCGTCGGCAGCGCCTTCCAGCGCTCACCGCCGTCGAAGACGTCGGCGTAGTCCTTGGTGAACATCTCCTGCGTGATCGCGTAGTCGATGGTCTCCTGGATCTCCTGCGCGGTCGGCCAGATGTCCTTGAGGAAGACGTCGGTGCCGTGCTCGTCCTGGCCCAGCGGCTGGTTCGCGAAGTCGAAGTCCATCGTGCCGGCCAGCGCGTAGGCGATGACCAGCGGCGGCGACGCGAGGTAGTTCATCTTCACGTCGGGGTTGATCCGGCCTTCGAAGTTCCGGTTGCCCGAGAGCACCGAGACCGCGGTGAGGTCGTTCTCCTGGATCGCGGCGGAGATCTCGTCCGAGAGCGGGCCCGAGTTGCCGATGCAGGTGGTGCAGCCGTAACCGACCAGGTGGTAGCCCAGCTTCTCCAGGTACGGCCACAGGTTGGCCTTGGTGTAGTAGTCGGTGACGACCTGCGAGCCCGGCGCCATCGACGTCTTGACCCACGGCTTGACCGCGAGGCCCTTGTCCACGGCGTTGCGCGCGAGCAGCGCGGCGCCGAGCATGACCGACGGGTTCGAGGTGTTGGTGCACGAGGTGATCGAGGCGATCACCACGGCGCCGTGGTCGAGCACGAACTCGCCGCGGTCGGAGGTCGAGACCTTGACCGGCTTGCTCGGGCGGCCCGACGCGCCGTTCGCGGCGGAGCTGGTGACCGGCGCGGCGTCGTCCTCGGCGAACGACAGCGACGGGGCGTCGCTGGCCGGGAAGGACTCCTCCGAAGCCTCGTCCATCTTGGTGTGCGGCGTGGTGTCCTCGCCGTCCACGTAGTCGTGGATCGACTTGCGGAACGCCGACTTCGCGTCCGACAGCTCGATGCGGTCCTGCGGGCGCTTCGGGCCGGCGATCGACGGGACGACCGTCGACAGGTCCAGCTCGAGGTACTCGGAGTAGGACGCCTCGTGCGACGGGTCGTGCCAGAGGCCCTGCTCCTTGGCGTAAGCCTCGACCAGCGCGACCTGCTCGGCCGAGCGGCCGGTCAGCTTGAGGTAGCGGACGGTCTCCTCGTCGATCGGGAAGATCGCCGCGGTGGAGCCGAACTCCGGGCTCATGTTGCCGATGGTGGCGCGGTTGGCCAGCGGCACCGCGGCCACGCTCTCGCCGTAGAACTCGACGAACTTGCCGACCACGCCGTGGCGGCGCAGCATCTCGGTGATCGTCAGCACGACGTCGGTGGCGGTGACGCCGGCCGGGATCTCCCCGGTCAGCTTGAAGCCGACGACGCGCGGGATCAGCATCGAGACCGGCTGGCCCAGCATGGCGGCCTCGGCCTCGATGCCGCCGACGCCCCAGCCCAGCACGCCCAGGCCGTTGACCATGGTGGTGTGCGAGTCGGTGCCGACGCAGGAGTCGGGGTAGGCCTGCCCGTTGCGGGACATCACCGTGCGGGCGAGGTGCTCGATGTTGACCTGGTGCACGATGCCGGTGCCGGGCGGGACGACCTTGAACTCGTCGAAGGCGCCCTGGCCCCAGCGCAGGAACTGGTAGCGCTCGCGGTTGCGCTCGTACTCGATCTCGACGTTGCGCTCGAAGGCGTCCGGGCGGCCGAAGACGTCGATGATGACCGAGTGGTCGATGACCAGCTCGGCCGGCGCGAGCGGGTTGACCTTGTCCGGGTCGCCGCCGAGGTCGGTGACGGCCTCGCGCATGGTGGCGAGGTCGACTACGCAGGGGACGCCGGTGAAGTCCTGCATGATCACGCGGGCGGGCGTGAACTGGATCTCGATCGACGGGTCGGCCTTCGGGTCCCACGAGCTCAGCGCGCGGATGTGGTCGGCGGTGATGTTCGCGCCGTCCTCGGTGCGCAGCAGGTTCTCGAGCAGGACCTTGAGGCTGTACGGCAGGCGCTCGGCGCCCTCGACCTTGTTCAGGCGGAACACCTCGTACGAGGCGTCGCCGACCTTCAGCGTGTCTTTGGCGCCGAAGCTGTCCTTGCTGGCAGGTGCGGTCACGTCTAACTCCAGTGGCATGGACTTCCGCGCCGGTGCGGCGGTCGAGTCCCGGGTCAGTTCGGTCAGTTCGGGTGTCGTGCGGTCCGCACGGGG harbors:
- a CDS encoding aconitate hydratase; protein product: MTAPASKDSFGAKDTLKVGDASYEVFRLNKVEGAERLPYSLKVLLENLLRTEDGANITADHIRALSSWDPKADPSIEIQFTPARVIMQDFTGVPCVVDLATMREAVTDLGGDPDKVNPLAPAELVIDHSVIIDVFGRPDAFERNVEIEYERNRERYQFLRWGQGAFDEFKVVPPGTGIVHQVNIEHLARTVMSRNGQAYPDSCVGTDSHTTMVNGLGVLGWGVGGIEAEAAMLGQPVSMLIPRVVGFKLTGEIPAGVTATDVVLTITEMLRRHGVVGKFVEFYGESVAAVPLANRATIGNMSPEFGSTAAIFPIDEETVRYLKLTGRSAEQVALVEAYAKEQGLWHDPSHEASYSEYLELDLSTVVPSIAGPKRPQDRIELSDAKSAFRKSIHDYVDGEDTTPHTKMDEASEESFPASDAPSLSFAEDDAAPVTSSAANGASGRPSKPVKVSTSDRGEFVLDHGAVVIASITSCTNTSNPSVMLGAALLARNAVDKGLAVKPWVKTSMAPGSQVVTDYYTKANLWPYLEKLGYHLVGYGCTTCIGNSGPLSDEISAAIQENDLTAVSVLSGNRNFEGRINPDVKMNYLASPPLVIAYALAGTMDFDFANQPLGQDEHGTDVFLKDIWPTAQEIQETIDYAITQEMFTKDYADVFDGGERWKALPTPEGKTFEWDAESTYVRKPPYFEGMTPEPAAVTDISGARVLAKLGDSVTTDHISPAGAIKPGTPAAQYLTEHGVEKKDFNSYGSRRGNHEVMIRGTFANIRLRNQLLDDVQGGYTRDFTQEGAPQAFIYDAAQNYAAAGTPLVVLGGKEYGSGSSRDWAAKGTSLLGVRAVITESFERIHRSNLIGMGVIPLQFPQGESASSLGLDGTETFDISGITALNDGDTPRTVHVTATKADGTKVEFEADVRIDTPGEADYYRNGGILQYVLRKMTQA